From a single Triplophysa rosa linkage group LG1, Trosa_1v2, whole genome shotgun sequence genomic region:
- the dthd1 gene encoding death domain-containing protein 1 yields the protein MEVMSASEKTGDNLLFETKPSDRERGRDNEKSKQHDVVTVGLKDQSGDISSESPKVYITAPPEVAEVMTCKVVDGLSSLMVSGSEELVSSVIRIEITNHNECPFSPLIVALPFQASYRGNYREITVKVVDLEQRVSYVTPTSTEGVYGGQRGSYAVVRVYSLGVFAVLSRLRMETFTVPKSGLSLKLSMDSRICLDYLTGCFTVPVIAQVTVQPVDAAVLSSIKSKNDSYHAVLTSSPLLYLSQPSALKLRRPFTLILPCPPNSDKKKAEEETDRCALASGTLSHQRFRVDGALVKSPKDRKEQLAVLGQIENHWQVLDKVNVRNLQNGLVSFEVTENHNRLIVLRLQSSVKSSLLASLVEELEEAVRIFSVTILVHRDPLDPSSVVVVTLPSRDLSWESSELQALAYCGPPETSSEIFMREGEQLLLRFSGNITCNDNQGTDSHIITFHNQRRNRLYLRLKEVDPFGNYSSPHYKGAASLFRITKGHLVWNGDTSALPKDFPLEHIVCRLPLTLPKGARTVCRPVSARVMQHSQPDSLSDELLSWLCDELTEDDAALLVVSLRLRRSAVQIARLRAPHNLSQQVFHILTAWRRGLPSSSPKCPTLAHCLTLSGRPDLAKKLLLREPADHKIEQRKPGET from the exons ATGGAAGTGATGTCAGCCTCTGAGAAAACTGGTGATAACTTGTTGTTTGAGACTAAGCCGTCTGACCGTGAAAGAGGAAGAGATAATGAGAAATCAAAGCAGCATGACGTGGTCACTGTTGG ACTTAAAGACCAATCAGGAGACATTTCCTCAGAATCTCCCAAAGTGTATATAACCGCTCCGCCAGAGGTTGCAGAAGTCATGACTTGTAAAGTGGTCGATGGCTTGAGTTCTCTCATGGTGTCAGGATCAGAGGAACTGGTCAGCAGTGTTATCCGCATAGAAATCACCAACCACAACGAATGTCCCTTCTCCCCACTCATCGTAGCTTTACCATTCCAAGCAAGTTACCGTGGAAACTACAGGGAGATCACAGTGAAAGTAGTGGATCTGGAGCAAAGAGTTAGCTACGTCACCCCTACATCTACTGAAGGTGTCTATGGTGGACAAAGG GGTTCATATGCAGTAGTGCGTGTATACTCACTTGGGGTGTTTGCAGTTCTGTCCCGTTTGAGAATGGAGACTTTTACAGTCCCTAAATCAGGACTGTCTCTTAAACTCAGTATGGACTCCAGGATATGCCTTGACTATTTAACTGGATGCTTCACCGTACCAGTCATTGCTCAAGTCACG GTTCAGCCAGTGGACGCTGCTGTTTTGTCTTCTATTAAATCCAAAAACGATTCCTACCATGCTGTGCTCACCTCATCTCCATTGCTCTACCTAAGCCAACCATCAGCCCTTAAACTCCGGCGGCCTTTCACACTTATCTTGCCCTGTCCTCCTAACTCTGACAAGAAGAAAGCTGAAGAAGAAACTGACCGATGTGCTTTAGCATCAGGCACTCTCTCACATCAGCGATTTAG GGTTGATGGTGCTTTAGTTAAGTCTCCGAAAGACCGTAAAGAGCAACTGGCTGTACTGGGCCAGATAGAGAACCATTGGCAGGTTCTTGATAAAGTGAATGTGAGGAACCTACAGAACGGCCTGGTGTCTTTTGAAGTTACCGAGAATCATAACAG GTTAATTGTCCTTCGGCTTCAATCCTCTGTGAAATCTTCCTTACTGGCCTCCTTAGTTGAAGAACTGGAAGAAGCTGTAAGGATTTTCTCAGTCACTATTCTAGTCCATCGTGATCCTCTGGACCCCAGCAGTGTTGTTGTGGTCACCCTGCCGAGCAGAGATCTCAGCTGGGAGTCTTCTGAACTCCAGGCCCTGGCTTACTGTGGGCCTCCAGAGACGTCATCCGAAATCTTCATGAGGGAGGGAGAACAGCTGCTTCTCAGGTTTAGCGGGAACATAACCTGCAATG ATAACCAAGGGACAGATTCTCACATAATCACATTCCACAACCAAAGAAGAAACCGTCTTTATTTGAGATTGAAAGAAGTGGACCCGTTTGGCAACTACAGCTCTCCTCACTACAAAGGTGCAGCCAGTTTGTTCAGGATCACTAAAGGCCATCTGGTCTGGAATGGTGACACATCAGCTCTGCCCAAAGACTTTCCTCTAGAACATATTGTGTGTCGATTGCCACTCACTCTGCCCAAG GGTGCAAGAACAGTCTGTCGACCTGTGAGTGCAAGAGTTATGCAGCACAGTCAACCAG ATTCTCTCTCAGATGAGCTCTTATCGTGGCTTTGTGATGAGCTAACCGAGGACGATGCAGCGCTTCTTGTTGTGTCCCTCCGTCTCCGACGCTCAGCTGTCCAGATTGCCCGCCTCCGTGCACCTCACAACCTCTCACAACAAGTCTTTCACATCCTGACAGCGTGGAGGCGGGGCCTCCCCTCCTCCTCCCCAAAATGTCCCACCCTGGCGCACTGTCTAACGCTCTCAGGGAGGCCAGACCTTGCCAAAAAGCTGCTGCTCAGGGAACCAGCAGATCACAAAATAGAGCAGAGAAAACCAGGAGAAACGTGA